A window of the Dongshaea marina genome harbors these coding sequences:
- the tldD gene encoding metalloprotease TldD, with amino-acid sequence MRLQKATQSLLTNNDLDHDALQRYLASLMSHELDFGELYFQTSRHEAWMLEDGIVKDASYNIEQGVGVRAVTGEKTGFAYSDEIAPVALEQAVHAARGIARHGGQGRVCAWKADKAPSLYGEAEPHQSLTQQQKIRLLEEMDAFARSLDPAVTQVIASISGVYEEILVAATDGTLAADIRPLVRLNCSVLVEKDGRRERGSSGGGGRFDYSYFLETVGDEQRAFGYVREAVRQALVNLDAQPAPAGCMPVVLGAGWPGVLLHEAVGHGLEGDFNRKESSVFFGRIGEQVASKHCTVVDQGDIADRRGSVSIDDEGTPGQYNVLIENGILKGYLQDKLNARLMGVEPTGNGRRESYAHLPMPRMTNTFMLPGEHTPEEIIATVDKGIYAPNFGGGQVDITSGKFVFSASEAYLIENGKITTPIRGATLIGSGAEAMQQISMVGNDLKLDAGVGVCGKDGQSVPVGVGQPTLKLDQMTVGGTE; translated from the coding sequence ATGAGATTACAGAAGGCTACTCAATCGCTGCTAACCAATAATGATTTGGATCATGACGCACTGCAGCGTTACCTGGCGTCACTGATGAGCCATGAGCTTGATTTTGGAGAGCTCTATTTTCAAACCTCCCGTCACGAGGCATGGATGCTGGAAGATGGGATAGTGAAAGATGCCAGTTATAACATAGAGCAGGGGGTTGGGGTACGGGCCGTTACCGGAGAGAAAACCGGCTTTGCTTATTCTGATGAGATTGCTCCGGTTGCATTGGAGCAGGCGGTTCATGCCGCCCGGGGGATCGCCCGCCATGGCGGACAGGGCAGGGTTTGCGCCTGGAAAGCAGACAAGGCGCCCTCTCTGTATGGGGAGGCGGAACCCCACCAATCTCTGACTCAGCAGCAGAAAATTCGCCTTCTCGAAGAGATGGATGCCTTTGCCCGTAGCCTGGATCCCGCCGTGACCCAGGTGATTGCCAGCATCTCAGGGGTCTATGAAGAGATTTTGGTCGCCGCCACCGATGGTACACTGGCTGCTGATATTCGTCCCCTGGTTCGTCTCAACTGTAGCGTGCTGGTTGAGAAGGATGGCCGCCGCGAGCGCGGGAGCTCAGGAGGCGGTGGTCGCTTCGATTACAGTTACTTCCTCGAGACGGTTGGAGATGAGCAAAGAGCCTTTGGCTATGTGCGCGAAGCGGTTCGCCAGGCTCTGGTAAACCTGGATGCACAACCAGCCCCGGCAGGATGTATGCCGGTGGTTCTGGGTGCTGGCTGGCCCGGTGTCTTGTTGCATGAGGCGGTCGGTCATGGTCTGGAGGGAGACTTTAACCGCAAAGAGTCTTCGGTCTTCTTCGGGCGGATTGGCGAGCAGGTGGCATCGAAGCACTGTACCGTGGTGGATCAGGGAGATATTGCCGATCGCCGGGGCTCGGTAAGCATCGATGATGAAGGGACCCCGGGTCAGTATAATGTGCTGATTGAAAATGGGATCCTCAAAGGCTACCTGCAGGATAAACTTAATGCCCGCTTGATGGGGGTTGAGCCGACCGGTAATGGGCGTCGTGAGTCCTATGCCCACCTGCCGATGCCGAGGATGACCAACACCTTCATGCTACCCGGGGAGCATACGCCCGAAGAGATCATCGCCACCGTGGATAAGGGGATCTATGCCCCCAACTTTGGCGGTGGTCAGGTGGATATCACCTCGGGTAAGTTTGTGTTCTCCGCCTCCGAGGCTTATCTCATCGAAAATGGCAAGATCACCACGCCGATTCGCGGTGCAACCCTGATCGGCTCGGGTGCCGAGGCGATGCAGCAGATCTCCATGGTGGGCAATGATCTTAAACTGGATGCCGGGGTTGGGGTATGTGGTAAGGATGGCCAATCGGTACCCGTTGGCGTTGGCCAGCCCACCCTGAAGCTGGATCAGATGACTGTGGGGGGAACGGAGTAA